AGCGCCGCGGGTGCCTGCGCCACGGCCGCGGCCGCGATGCGTGCGCCGCCGGTGGCGGCGTCGGCCAGTGGACGGGCGCGCGCCATGAGGCTGTCGATGAAGCCGTCCATCGGCGAGCGCGATGCATCCCCGGATGCGGCCTGGGTCATCGGTCGGCCGGCGATCAGGTCGAGCGTCTGCGCGCCGAGCGCCTCCGGCAATGCGGCCATGCCGCCGCCGATGTCCAGCGCGTCGTCCAGCGGCGCGGCAGGCGGCGCGATGCGCGTGTCGAGTGCCGGCCCGTCAGTACCACCGCCGAGCTGGCGTGCGATCACCTTGGCCAGTCCCAGGCCTTCGCCATCGGTCAGAGACTTGGCCAGTCGCTGGTCGTAGAGGTCGCGGTAAAGCTGGTTTTCGCCCGGAAACAGTGCATCGCCGAAGCTCGCATCGCGCATGCTCTTGATCAGCTGCTGGGCGAACACGCCCTCGAACTCGCGCGCAGCCTTGTCGATGCGCGCGGCATCGGGCCGTTGCACCGGATTGAGCTCGACAGGGGCGGCGGCGATGCGCATGTCAGATGACCTCGAGCTCCGCGCGCAGCGCACCGGCCTGCTTGAGCGCTTCGAGAATGGCGATCAGGTCCCCGGGCGCCGCGCCGACCGCATTGACCGCGCGCACGATCTCGTCGAGCGACGAGCCGCCGGCGAAGCGGAACATCCGGCTGCCGTCCTGGTCCACCGAGACGTCCGAGCGCGGGGTGATGACCGAGTTGCCGCGTCCGAAGGCCTCGGGCTGGCTCACGTCCACGCTTTCGGTGATGGTCACGCTGAGCGAGCCGTGGGCGATCGCCGCCGGCAGCACGCGCACCTGCGCGCCCATGACCACGGTGCCGGTACGCGAATTGACGATCACCTTGGCAGGCGCGGTGCCGGGCGACAGCTCGACGTTCTCCACCTCGGCCAGGAAGCCGATGCGCGCGCCGGGGTCGAACGGGGCGCGCACGGCCACGGTGACCCCGTCCACGGCCCGCGCGGTGCCCGGGCCGAAACGCGCGTCGAGCGCGCGCACCATGTTGGAGACGGTGCTGAAGTCGGCGCGGTTGAGATTGAGGGTCAGCTCGCCGCTGTCGCCGAAACCACCGGCCACTTCGCGCTCGACCATCGCGCCGTTCGGAATCCGGCCCACGCTCGGCACGTTCACCGACACCCGCGAGCCGTCGCGACCCTGGGCGCCGAAGCCGCCCACCACCAGGCTGCCCTGGGCGATCGCATAGACCTGGCCGTCGGCGCCCTTGAGCGGCGCCATCAATAGGGTGCCGCCGCGCAGCGAGACCGCGTTGGCGATCGACGAGACGGTGATGTCGATGGTCTGGCCGGGCTTGGCGAACGGCGGCAGCTCGGCGTGGATCGCCACGGCGGCGACGTTCTTGAGCTGCGGGTTGACATTGGCCGGCACGGTCACGCCCAGCTCGTTGAGCATGTTGCGCAGGCTCTGCACGGTGAAGGGCGACTGGCTGGTGCGGTCGCCGCTGCCGTCCAGGCCGACGACCAGGCCGTAGCCGACCAGCGCATTGCCGCGCACGCCGCCCACCGACGCCAGATCCTTGACGCGCTCCTGCGCGTGCACGGGCGAGGCCAGCGTGGCGAGGGCCAGCAGAGCAAGCGGCAGCAGGCGGAGCAGGGAAGTACGCATGGCGGTCCGGTGGAAACTCAGTAGGGATACAGGCGCGAATGGAAGAACCGGCCGAGCCAGCCCATCGCGTTCGACTGGGCGATCGCGCCGCGGCCGCCATAGACGATGCGTGCATCGCCCACCCGGCTCGACATGACGGTGTTGTCCGGGCCGATGTCGGCCGGGCGCACGATGCCCTGTACCTGCACGAGCTCGTTGCCCTGGTTGAGGCGGATCTGCTTGCTGCCTTCCACGACCAGGTTGCCGTTGGGCAGGCGCTGGACGACGGTCACGGTCACGTTGCCCTGCAGGCGGTTGCTCTGCGCGCTGCGGCCGCTCGCGTCGAAATCGCGGCTGCCGCTCGCCGAGGCGCTGAGCACGTCGCGGCCGCCGATGGTGACGGGCGCGCCGAACACCTGGGGCACGCCGATGTCGATGCTGCTTTCCTTGCCCACCTGGGTGCTGGCATTGGTCTGGGCGTTGGTGTTCTCGATCAGCTGGATGGTCAGCAGATCGCCGACGTCACGCGCGCGGCGGTCGGCGAACAACGACATGCCGCTGCCGCCACCGGCCTGGTAGATCGCACCGGGCGAGGCCTGGGCGGGCAGGGCGACGACCGGCTGGATCGGCGCCATGGCCGGATAGGGGCGAACGTCACCGGCAGCGACGCAGCCTGCCAGCAGTGCGGACAGGGCCAGCACGGCGACACGGCGGAAGGAGTGGGCACGGGTCATCGCAGTGCTCAGACGTTGTTGTTGAGGTAGCCGAGCATCGAATCGGTCGTCGAGATCGCCTTGGCGTTCATCTCGTAGGCGCGCTGGGTTTCGATCATGCTCACCAGCTCCTCGACCACGTTGACGTTGCTGCCTTCCAGCGCGCCCTGCTCGAGCAGGCCCAGGCCGTTGAGCCCGGGCGTGCCGCTCTGCGCGGGGCCGGAGGCGGTGGTCTCGAGATACAGGTTCTCGCCGCGCGCCTGCAGGCCGGCGGGATTGATGAAGTCGGTGATGGTCAGCGAGCCGATCTCCAGCGCCTGGGCTTCACCGGCGATCTGCACGGTGATCGTGCCGTCCTTGCCGATGGTCACCGCCTGCGCGCCCTCGGGCACCTGGATGCCCGGCTGCACCGGAAAGCCGCTGCTGGTGACCAGTTCGCCCTGGGCATTGATCTGGAAGCTGCCGTCGCGGGTATAGGCCGGCGTGCCGTCGGGCATCAGCACCTCGAAGAAGCCGCGGCCGTTGACCATGACGTCGAGCGCGCGGCCGGTCTGCTGCGGGTTGCCCTGCTGGAAATCCTTGGACGTGGACACCACGCGCACGCCGGTGCCGAGCTGCAGGCCGGTCGGCAGCTGCGTCTGCGCGGAACTCGAGCCGCCGGGCTGGCGCACCTGCTGGTAGAGCAGGTCCTCGAAGTTGGCGCGGTCGCGCTTGAAGCCGGTGGTATTGGTATTGGCGAGATTGTTCGACACGACCGACATGCGCGTCTGCTGCGCATCCAGTCCGGTCTTCGCCACCCACAGCGCCTGGTTCATCGGTCCTTCCTCGGTGCGGGCGCCTGTGCGCCTGTCGGATATGCAGATGCAATCGGCGTGCCAGAAGCGCTCGGGTGGTTCGATCGCGGCCGCGAGACGGGACTTGGTGGGGATCTGCAGCCGGGCAGGCTCAGGCATTGCTGCGATGCTGGCCTCACGGGGCAACGTCGTGCCGATCGGCAAACGGGCGGCGCGCACCGCGGCTGACAGGGGCGTTGGGTTTCGGACGTCAACGACCGCGTAGGTGCACGCGGGCCCATGGGAAGGCAGCGAGCGCGCCGACCATTCGGACGGGTGGCGCAGATGGCACGCGGTCCGGCCGAAAACCATTCCGTCGGTGATCCGCACGGGTCTCCGGGAACGTCGCGGCGACGCGCGACGATCGCCCGGGGCAGGAGTCCGAGACGATCAGCCGCCCAGGCGCAACAGGCTGTTGGCGGACTGGGCGTTCTCGTCGCCGCGACTGATCAGCTTGACCTGCATCTCGAACTGGCGCTGCAGCTGGATCATCTGCACCAGCGCACCGGCCGCGTCGACATTGCTGGCCTCGAGGGTGCCGGTGGCCATGACCTCGCCCGGCGCCTGCGCGAACGGCTGCTCGGGCGTGGTGTTGCGCATCAGGCCATCGAGGCCGCGTGCCAGCCGGTCGGGCGCGGCTTCCACGACGCGCAGCCGGCCGATCACCGCCATCGTCTTCGGGCCTTCGCCGAGCGGGATGATCGAGACCGTGCCGTCATGACCGATGTCGAGCGCCTGATGGGGCGGCAGCGCGAACGGCTGACCGTTCTCGTCGACCAGCGGGTGACCGCCGCCGGTGACCAGCTGGCCGTTGGGGGTCAGCGACAGATTCCCGGCGCGGGTATAGGCCTCGCCCCCGTCCGGGGACTGCACGGCCAGCCAGCGGTCCGGGCGCATCGACACGTCGAGTGGATTGCCGGTCACGCGTTGCGCCCCGACGCGACTGTTGAAGCCCTGGTCGACATGCATCGCGTCGATGCGCGAGGCGTGCGTCCCGCCCGGTACCCGGTAGGACACCGTATTCGCCAGCGCCGCCTTGAAGCCGGCGGTGTCGGCATTCGCCAGGTTGTGCGAGGCCGTGCCCTGCGCCTGCAGCGTGGCGCGGGCGCCGGTCATCGCGACGTAGAGGGCCTTGTCCATGGGAGCGGGAAATCCGGATGCGGGAAGAAAGAACCGGACGCGCGGACCGGACGCCTAGGGAACGCCCGGTGCCGCGCGCCGGCTGGCTGGGGTCATCAACGGATGTTGATGACGGTCTGGGTGACCTGGTCCTGGGTCGAAATCATCTGCGCATTGGCCTGGAAGTTGCGCTGGGCCACGATCATGTTGACCAGCTGCTCGGTCAGGTCGACCGTCGACGACTCCAGCGCGCCGGCCTGGATCTGACCGAAGT
The genomic region above belongs to Luteimonas chenhongjianii and contains:
- a CDS encoding flagellar basal body P-ring protein FlgI, translating into MRTSLLRLLPLALLALATLASPVHAQERVKDLASVGGVRGNALVGYGLVVGLDGSGDRTSQSPFTVQSLRNMLNELGVTVPANVNPQLKNVAAVAIHAELPPFAKPGQTIDITVSSIANAVSLRGGTLLMAPLKGADGQVYAIAQGSLVVGGFGAQGRDGSRVSVNVPSVGRIPNGAMVEREVAGGFGDSGELTLNLNRADFSTVSNMVRALDARFGPGTARAVDGVTVAVRAPFDPGARIGFLAEVENVELSPGTAPAKVIVNSRTGTVVMGAQVRVLPAAIAHGSLSVTITESVDVSQPEAFGRGNSVITPRSDVSVDQDGSRMFRFAGGSSLDEIVRAVNAVGAAPGDLIAILEALKQAGALRAELEVI
- the flgH gene encoding flagellar basal body L-ring protein FlgH, which codes for MTRAHSFRRVAVLALSALLAGCVAAGDVRPYPAMAPIQPVVALPAQASPGAIYQAGGGSGMSLFADRRARDVGDLLTIQLIENTNAQTNASTQVGKESSIDIGVPQVFGAPVTIGGRDVLSASASGSRDFDASGRSAQSNRLQGNVTVTVVQRLPNGNLVVEGSKQIRLNQGNELVQVQGIVRPADIGPDNTVMSSRVGDARIVYGGRGAIAQSNAMGWLGRFFHSRLYPY
- the flgG gene encoding flagellar basal-body rod protein FlgG, whose protein sequence is MNQALWVAKTGLDAQQTRMSVVSNNLANTNTTGFKRDRANFEDLLYQQVRQPGGSSSAQTQLPTGLQLGTGVRVVSTSKDFQQGNPQQTGRALDVMVNGRGFFEVLMPDGTPAYTRDGSFQINAQGELVTSSGFPVQPGIQVPEGAQAVTIGKDGTITVQIAGEAQALEIGSLTITDFINPAGLQARGENLYLETTASGPAQSGTPGLNGLGLLEQGALEGSNVNVVEELVSMIETQRAYEMNAKAISTTDSMLGYLNNNV
- a CDS encoding flagellar basal body rod protein FlgF encodes the protein MDKALYVAMTGARATLQAQGTASHNLANADTAGFKAALANTVSYRVPGGTHASRIDAMHVDQGFNSRVGAQRVTGNPLDVSMRPDRWLAVQSPDGGEAYTRAGNLSLTPNGQLVTGGGHPLVDENGQPFALPPHQALDIGHDGTVSIIPLGEGPKTMAVIGRLRVVEAAPDRLARGLDGLMRNTTPEQPFAQAPGEVMATGTLEASNVDAAGALVQMIQLQRQFEMQVKLISRGDENAQSANSLLRLGG